The proteins below come from a single Chryseobacterium sp. MA9 genomic window:
- a CDS encoding endonuclease NucS domain-containing protein: MKIEHTIRDWLVLHPDFIEQGLEVIEKEHYLPDEMGSSGFIDILCKDIYNNFVIIEIKRSDSAARQTFTEVFKYAELIKKIYNARNSEIKIIIISTHWNEIIRAFSHACFTSNFLIKGLQIYTNPQTNMPEAMEEVIPISSRVFSRKFMSTQILYLFNSIEKRREAHQILNQKLQKAGVSDYIAIDLDAPINKALPYCFAINAAFQKYSIEELLNFIDILDGEQHLDMVKDDFESNEEYLDYLEQVFIASLEMGLYTDTIEVGYSEKFESIIEAQKWSIISINRYGIFNTDPRYNNELLLKELKGYDGGSFNKFVGFSESIQKERLKEIWVNCQKSLHHTPQWAEFINHVFSKLEKSIEKFKVIVDIYNPDSIVTSLYFTLLTGNAGYLPLFQVFIDYTDNKSEVYTGGVCSLGIKPYSKLFTATEYNEVANEIFRIQIAPDNEMDALRMGLCYFITRTIIVDDEKISNEPVTLDNGIIVPDNSKYISIENYINYNREALSLMVNNYNRVYTQL; the protein is encoded by the coding sequence ATGAAAATTGAACACACTATACGAGATTGGCTGGTTCTCCATCCTGATTTCATAGAACAAGGATTGGAAGTTATAGAAAAAGAGCACTATTTACCAGACGAAATGGGGAGCAGTGGTTTTATTGATATTTTGTGTAAGGATATTTATAATAATTTTGTAATTATAGAAATTAAAAGATCTGATTCTGCGGCTAGACAAACATTTACAGAAGTGTTTAAATATGCAGAACTTATTAAAAAAATATATAATGCCCGTAATAGTGAGATAAAAATCATTATAATTTCCACTCATTGGAACGAAATTATCCGTGCTTTTTCCCATGCTTGCTTTACATCAAATTTTTTAATAAAAGGGTTACAAATTTACACCAATCCTCAAACAAATATGCCTGAAGCCATGGAAGAAGTAATTCCAATTTCCTCTAGGGTTTTCTCCCGAAAATTCATGTCTACACAAATATTATATTTGTTTAACTCCATCGAGAAACGAAGGGAAGCACACCAAATCCTTAATCAAAAATTACAAAAAGCGGGAGTTTCTGATTATATAGCCATCGATTTGGATGCCCCTATTAATAAGGCACTTCCATATTGTTTTGCTATAAATGCAGCATTCCAAAAATATTCAATAGAAGAACTGTTGAACTTTATTGATATATTAGATGGGGAGCAGCATTTGGATATGGTAAAAGATGATTTTGAAAGTAATGAAGAATATTTGGATTATCTAGAACAAGTATTTATAGCATCTCTCGAAATGGGACTTTATACTGATACTATCGAAGTTGGTTATTCTGAGAAATTTGAAAGTATTATAGAAGCACAAAAATGGTCAATCATATCAATAAACCGATATGGAATCTTTAATACGGATCCAAGGTACAATAATGAGTTACTCTTAAAAGAATTAAAAGGCTATGATGGTGGTAGCTTTAATAAATTTGTGGGTTTCTCAGAATCAATCCAAAAGGAGAGATTAAAAGAAATCTGGGTAAACTGTCAAAAAAGCCTTCATCATACTCCACAATGGGCAGAGTTTATTAATCATGTTTTTTCTAAACTTGAAAAAAGTATAGAAAAATTTAAAGTAATTGTAGATATATATAATCCAGATTCGATAGTTACATCATTATATTTTACTTTGTTAACTGGTAATGCTGGATATCTTCCTTTATTTCAGGTTTTTATTGATTATACAGATAATAAATCTGAAGTTTATACAGGAGGAGTATGCTCACTTGGAATTAAACCCTACTCAAAGCTTTTTACAGCAACAGAATATAATGAGGTTGCCAATGAGATATTTCGTATACAGATTGCTCCTGATAATGAAATGGATGCTTTAAGAATGGGATTATGTTATTTTATAACAAGAACGATTATTGTCGATGATGAAAAGATATCAAATGAACCTGTGACATTAGATAATGGTATTATAGTACCGGATAATAGTAAATATATTTCAATTGAGAATTATATCAATTATAACCGAGAAGCTTTATCACTAATGGTAAATAATTACAATAGAGTTTATACACAACTTTAG